A single window of uncultured Pseudodesulfovibrio sp. DNA harbors:
- a CDS encoding HPr family phosphocarrier protein, giving the protein MTDETTTDSATGDFISRQVIVASENGLHARPAGRLAQEAQSFESAITLVHQDQEADAKSILDILTLAAEPGHVLELRAAGADAEEALTRLEQLFKNKFEG; this is encoded by the coding sequence ATGACGGACGAAACCACAACAGACTCGGCCACAGGAGATTTTATCTCCCGGCAAGTAATTGTCGCCAGTGAAAACGGACTCCATGCCCGTCCCGCTGGTCGTCTTGCCCAAGAGGCACAGTCCTTTGAATCCGCTATCACATTGGTCCATCAGGACCAGGAAGCGGATGCCAAGTCCATTCTCGACATCCTCACCCTTGCCGCCGAACCGGGCCACGTGCTCGAACTACGAGCAGCAGGAGCAGATGCCGAAGAGGCGCTCACGCGGCTCGAACAACTGTTCAAAAACAAATTCGAGGGATAA
- the smpB gene encoding SsrA-binding protein SmpB has protein sequence MAKKNKRKVSANTIGTNKQARRLYEILETFEAGISLVGSEVKSLRAGQVSFKDGYVQFRDASAYLIGVHIAPYDKTGVYDQHDPERPRQLLLHKQEIAMLKAKTEQKGLSVIPMKMYFSRGKVKVQIGLGRGKNVHSKKQDLKDRDISRDTARQLAAYK, from the coding sequence ATGGCAAAAAAGAACAAAAGAAAAGTATCAGCAAATACCATTGGCACCAACAAGCAGGCCCGTCGGTTATACGAGATCCTCGAAACTTTCGAGGCTGGCATCTCTCTGGTTGGAAGTGAAGTCAAATCATTGCGTGCCGGGCAGGTTTCGTTCAAGGACGGCTACGTCCAATTCCGTGACGCCTCCGCCTATCTGATAGGCGTGCACATCGCGCCCTATGACAAGACCGGTGTATATGATCAGCACGACCCGGAACGTCCTCGCCAGTTGTTGCTGCACAAGCAGGAAATAGCCATGCTCAAGGCCAAGACTGAGCAAAAAGGACTCTCCGTAATTCCCATGAAGATGTATTTCAGTCGCGGCAAGGTCAAAGTGCAGATTGGTCTGGGCCGAGGCAAAAACGTCCATTCCAAGAAGCAGGATCTCAAGGACCGCGATA
- the ptsP gene encoding phosphoenolpyruvate--protein phosphotransferase, producing MAGAIITGIPVATGIAIGKAYFVNRNHMAHLPRQTVAAALVPDEIIRLKDAFTTVENELTVIREQVPEELKSHGSLIDTHLMMLKDPKLSSTAEGYIKSLGLNAAWALEKAVADQEAAFGAIHDQYIRERMQDVRVVADRVQTKLMGVETDLTAISGRAIIMAHDLTPADTVELQVDKIMAFATVRGGKTSHTGIMARSLAIPALVGVDKLEDSVRDGDLVIIDGLAGKIIVNPTESELEDYTERAAKFETYSRKIKRQCHLPAETFDGSRVQVLSNIELVEEVAAVLDNGGEGVGLYRTEYAYLNRTELPTEEELTEKYIDLASIMYPRKVVFRTLDLGSDKFIASFGELNEANPAMGLRAIRFCLKNPQLFKTQLRAILRASAYGNVSMMFPMISGVKEVRQAKAWLAQAKAELRREGLDYNPNMPVGTMIELPAAVMIADFLAHEVDFFSIGTNDLIQYSIGVDRTNRHVSYLYQPLHPATLRAIKLVVDAAHQAGIEVSLCGEVASDPFCVPILLGMGIDSISMTPQAIPGIKRIIRQINMHDCRILLKDVLECRTVSRINNLVMDNVFKHFPEEVSFFSSLLENDELPS from the coding sequence ATGGCTGGCGCGATTATCACAGGCATACCGGTTGCCACAGGCATAGCGATTGGCAAGGCCTATTTCGTCAACCGGAACCACATGGCACACCTGCCCCGGCAGACAGTGGCAGCGGCTTTGGTGCCTGATGAAATCATCCGTCTCAAGGACGCTTTCACCACAGTCGAAAACGAACTGACTGTTATCCGTGAGCAGGTTCCTGAGGAACTGAAGAGTCACGGGTCTCTTATCGACACTCATCTGATGATGCTCAAGGACCCCAAGCTCTCCAGCACAGCCGAAGGGTACATTAAATCACTCGGACTGAACGCGGCTTGGGCACTCGAAAAAGCCGTGGCCGACCAGGAAGCGGCATTCGGAGCCATCCATGACCAATATATTCGCGAACGCATGCAGGACGTGCGTGTGGTGGCCGACAGAGTTCAGACCAAACTTATGGGTGTTGAAACCGACCTGACCGCCATCTCTGGTCGTGCCATCATCATGGCCCATGACCTGACACCTGCCGACACCGTCGAGCTGCAGGTCGACAAAATCATGGCATTTGCCACTGTCCGCGGCGGCAAGACCTCGCATACCGGCATCATGGCCCGCTCCTTGGCTATCCCCGCTCTGGTGGGTGTGGACAAGCTTGAAGACTCAGTACGTGACGGCGATCTGGTCATCATCGATGGATTGGCTGGGAAAATCATCGTCAATCCCACCGAATCGGAACTCGAAGATTACACCGAACGGGCCGCCAAATTCGAAACGTACTCCCGCAAGATCAAACGCCAATGCCATCTCCCGGCAGAAACCTTTGACGGTTCGCGCGTTCAGGTACTGTCCAACATCGAATTGGTGGAGGAAGTGGCCGCGGTTCTGGACAACGGCGGCGAGGGTGTCGGTCTGTACCGCACGGAATACGCCTATCTGAACAGGACAGAACTGCCCACGGAAGAAGAGTTAACCGAGAAATATATCGACCTCGCTTCCATCATGTATCCACGAAAGGTAGTCTTCCGTACACTGGACCTTGGATCTGACAAATTTATCGCTTCTTTCGGTGAACTGAACGAAGCAAATCCGGCCATGGGACTGCGTGCCATCCGTTTCTGCCTCAAAAATCCACAGCTGTTCAAGACCCAGCTTCGGGCCATCCTGCGGGCTTCGGCCTACGGTAACGTTTCCATGATGTTCCCCATGATTTCAGGGGTCAAGGAAGTGCGTCAGGCCAAGGCATGGCTTGCTCAGGCCAAGGCGGAACTGCGCCGTGAAGGTCTCGACTACAACCCGAATATGCCCGTAGGCACCATGATTGAGTTGCCAGCAGCCGTCATGATCGCCGACTTCCTGGCGCACGAGGTCGATTTCTTTTCCATCGGTACCAATGACCTCATTCAGTACTCTATCGGCGTGGACAGAACAAACCGGCATGTATCCTACCTGTACCAGCCGCTCCATCCCGCCACTCTGCGCGCCATCAAATTGGTAGTTGACGCGGCCCATCAGGCCGGCATAGAAGTGTCGCTCTGTGGCGAAGTGGCGTCCGATCCGTTCTGCGTACCCATTCTACTCGGCATGGGCATCGACTCCATTTCAATGACCCCACAGGCCATTCCCGGCATCAAGCGGATTATCCGGCAAATCAACATGCACGATTGCCGAATTCTCCTTAAAGACGTGCTGGAATGCCGCACTGTCAGCCGCATTAATAATCTGGTAATGGACAATGTTTTCAAACACTTCCCAGAAGAAGTATCCTTTTTCTCGTCCCTACTGGAAAACGACGAGCTGCCTTCCTAG
- a CDS encoding PTS system mannose/fructose/sorbose family transporter subunit IID: MHVKGFPLHTDSKSMAFVRSFMRCYLAGAGFNTRGMQNIGLMYAMQPGLTAIHSDPKKLRAALKRYVRHYQSHPFWTPCLVGILLNVEQAIATDHFPPKMLAKVKDTTSYSLSAIGDSVFAGSLLIFWAMLSICLLLSGYSHLAFAIGLLFLAALQAFRIYTFTCGVRQGFKFLKQLKQWDLINWGRRVKYANAALLLWLWTLIWPRPYQWWELLLGVSALLLFGRFVRTGLVSRVLAVAVFVGLVDLFTWINETGWTGFAL; the protein is encoded by the coding sequence ATGCACGTCAAAGGATTCCCCCTCCATACGGACTCAAAGTCCATGGCCTTTGTACGCAGCTTCATGCGCTGCTATCTGGCTGGTGCGGGATTCAACACACGTGGCATGCAAAACATCGGTCTCATGTACGCCATGCAACCGGGACTTACGGCCATTCACTCTGACCCTAAAAAACTCCGAGCGGCCCTCAAGCGATATGTCCGACATTATCAATCCCATCCTTTCTGGACGCCATGCCTTGTCGGCATCTTGCTCAACGTGGAACAAGCCATTGCCACTGACCATTTTCCACCCAAAATGCTGGCAAAGGTCAAAGATACGACATCGTATTCCCTATCCGCCATCGGAGACTCGGTTTTCGCCGGAAGCTTGCTGATTTTCTGGGCAATGTTGTCCATCTGCTTGTTGCTCAGTGGTTACTCTCACCTTGCTTTTGCCATTGGACTGTTGTTCCTCGCGGCATTACAGGCATTCCGCATCTATACGTTCACCTGCGGAGTACGTCAGGGATTTAAATTTCTGAAACAACTCAAACAATGGGATCTGATCAACTGGGGACGTCGAGTCAAATACGCCAATGCAGCGTTGCTTCTCTGGCTTTGGACGCTCATCTGGCCACGCCCCTATCAATGGTGGGAACTTTTGCTTGGCGTCAGTGCATTACTTCTGTTTGGCCGTTTTGTACGAACGGGATTAGTGTCCCGCGTACTGGCCGTGGCCGTCTTTGTCGGCCTCGTCGATCTTTTCACTTGGATCAACGAAACAGGCTGGACTGGATTTGCCTTGTGA